In Streptomyces sp. NBC_00091, the following proteins share a genomic window:
- a CDS encoding GDSL-type esterase/lipase family protein, giving the protein MTPPVAPPPGPDGRWQDPGPFLRGVSWLDGGRPVRADPADTMRLPWDTGERATLPIGVRLEFTTRAAHAVEIRYRATVPGPTDALRDLSHGFALWNRHGLLTEVFTEPAAESVVRLELPRQSGPFTLHPPEGQSPRILGLRGIGGELAPAPGAPRWVVHGDSITEGWWSTRPAHGWPSVVGRALGWDTVNLGYAGAARGELATAEQLAALPADVLTLAFGTNCWSRVPFTAPLLYETTRVFLDLVRQGHPRTPLLLLSPVLRPDAERTPNRLGATLGALRDAMERAARDRIAAGDGRLALLPGRDLLGPEHLADGLHPNDAGHQVLGLAVVTALRRAGFDGR; this is encoded by the coding sequence GTGACCCCACCCGTGGCACCACCACCCGGCCCCGACGGGCGGTGGCAGGACCCCGGACCCTTCCTGCGCGGGGTCTCCTGGCTGGACGGGGGCCGCCCGGTGCGCGCCGACCCGGCCGACACCATGCGGCTGCCCTGGGACACCGGCGAGCGCGCCACCCTCCCCATAGGGGTGCGGCTGGAGTTCACCACCCGGGCGGCGCACGCGGTGGAGATCCGCTACCGGGCCACCGTGCCCGGCCCCACCGACGCGCTGCGCGACCTCTCGCACGGCTTCGCCCTGTGGAACCGGCACGGGCTGCTCACCGAGGTGTTCACCGAACCCGCCGCGGAGTCCGTCGTACGCCTCGAACTGCCCCGGCAGAGCGGGCCGTTCACCCTGCACCCGCCCGAGGGGCAGTCCCCGCGGATCCTGGGGCTGCGCGGCATCGGCGGGGAGCTCGCCCCCGCCCCCGGGGCTCCCCGCTGGGTGGTGCACGGGGACTCCATCACCGAGGGCTGGTGGTCCACCCGCCCCGCCCACGGCTGGCCCTCGGTCGTCGGCCGGGCCCTGGGCTGGGACACGGTCAACCTCGGCTACGCCGGCGCCGCCCGCGGGGAGCTGGCCACCGCCGAACAGCTCGCCGCGCTCCCCGCCGACGTCCTCACCCTCGCCTTCGGCACCAACTGCTGGTCCCGCGTGCCCTTCACCGCCCCGCTGCTGTACGAGACCACGCGCGTGTTCCTCGACCTGGTCCGCCAGGGCCACCCGCGCACCCCCCTGCTGCTCCTGTCCCCCGTACTGCGCCCCGACGCCGAACGCACCCCCAACCGCCTCGGCGCCACCCTGGGCGCGCTGCGGGACGCGATGGAGCGGGCCGCCCGGGACCGGATCGCCGCCGGGGACGGCCGGCTCGCCCTGCTGCCGGGCCGGGACCTGCTCGGACCCGAGCACCTCGCGGACGGACTGCACCCCAACGACGCCGGACACCAGGTCCTCGGCCTCGCTGTGGTCACGGCCCTGCGCCGGGCCGGGTTCGACGGAAGGTGA
- a CDS encoding LytTR family DNA-binding domain-containing protein, whose protein sequence is MLRVLAVDDEKPLLEELLYLLRSDPRVLSAEGASDATEALRRITRALESGPDGPDGIDVVFLDIQMAGLTGLDIARLLAGFARPPLIVFVTAHEGFAVQAFDLKAVDYVLKPVRPERLAEAVRRARALLGRPGQPQTQEAQPGGPAPRRPAAEPATVGAADRAPEQIAVELGGVTRFVAIADIAYVEAQGDYARLHTDEGSHLVRIPLSTLEERWAARGFVRIHRRHLVALARIDELRLDAGTTSVRVGSAELQVSRRHARQLRDLLMRQATG, encoded by the coding sequence ATGCTGCGCGTACTGGCCGTCGACGACGAGAAGCCGCTCCTGGAGGAACTCCTCTACCTGCTGCGCTCCGATCCCCGGGTGCTCAGCGCCGAGGGCGCCTCCGACGCCACCGAGGCGCTGCGCCGGATCACCCGGGCCCTGGAGAGCGGACCGGACGGGCCCGACGGGATCGACGTGGTCTTCCTGGACATCCAGATGGCCGGGCTGACCGGGCTGGACATCGCCCGGCTGCTGGCCGGGTTCGCCCGGCCGCCGCTGATCGTGTTCGTCACCGCGCACGAGGGCTTCGCCGTGCAGGCCTTCGACCTCAAGGCGGTGGACTACGTACTCAAGCCCGTGCGGCCGGAGCGGCTGGCCGAGGCCGTCCGCCGGGCCCGCGCGCTGCTCGGCCGGCCCGGCCAGCCGCAGACGCAGGAGGCGCAGCCGGGCGGGCCGGCGCCGCGCCGCCCGGCCGCCGAGCCGGCCACCGTCGGCGCCGCCGACCGGGCCCCGGAGCAGATCGCGGTCGAACTGGGCGGGGTCACCCGGTTCGTGGCGATCGCGGACATCGCGTACGTGGAGGCCCAGGGGGACTACGCCCGGCTGCACACCGACGAGGGCAGCCACCTCGTACGGATCCCGCTGTCCACGCTGGAGGAGCGCTGGGCGGCGCGCGGGTTCGTCCGGATCCACCGCCGCCACCTGGTGGCGCTGGCCCGGATCGACGAACTGCGCCTGGACGCGGGCACCACCAGCGTCCGCGTGGGCTCGGCGGAACTCCAGGTCAGCCGCCGCCACGCCCGCCAGCTCCGGGACCTCCTGATGCGCCAGGCCACCGGCTAG
- a CDS encoding SCO0930 family lipoprotein translates to MDIKRGTSLAAVAVVVALAATACGGNDKADATKPAGAASVQAPAADNYGSEKPAQQAGDAKPAGQLAIAATDQLGSVLTDSAGFTLYRFDKDTAKPPTSNCDGDCAKAWPVVAAGEVTAAAGMDPALLGEVVRKDGSKQLTVAGWPAYRFAKDTKAGDLNGQGVGGTWFAFAPDGKKAAKAAPAPAGAGQTSGALTVAKDPKLGDHIVDGNGMTVYRFKPDTAWPMVSKCEGDCVAKWPVVPPVDKANAKGIIEKNYLVLDRPDGKKQQTVNCWPVYTFTGDKKAGDTNGQGVGGTWYAVAPDGTLITK, encoded by the coding sequence ATGGACATCAAGCGCGGAACTTCCCTGGCTGCGGTCGCGGTCGTCGTCGCTCTCGCGGCGACGGCCTGCGGCGGGAACGACAAGGCCGACGCGACCAAGCCGGCCGGAGCCGCCTCCGTCCAGGCTCCCGCCGCGGACAACTACGGCAGCGAGAAGCCCGCCCAGCAGGCCGGCGACGCCAAGCCGGCCGGGCAGCTGGCGATCGCCGCCACCGACCAGCTGGGCTCGGTGCTCACCGACAGCGCCGGTTTCACCCTGTACCGCTTCGACAAGGACACCGCCAAGCCGCCCACCTCGAACTGCGACGGGGACTGCGCCAAGGCCTGGCCGGTGGTCGCGGCCGGCGAGGTCACGGCCGCCGCGGGCATGGACCCGGCGCTGCTGGGCGAGGTGGTCCGCAAGGACGGCAGCAAGCAGCTGACGGTGGCGGGCTGGCCCGCGTACCGCTTCGCCAAGGACACCAAGGCGGGCGACCTGAACGGGCAGGGCGTCGGCGGCACCTGGTTCGCCTTCGCCCCCGACGGCAAGAAGGCCGCGAAGGCGGCCCCCGCCCCCGCCGGAGCGGGCCAGACCTCGGGCGCCCTGACGGTGGCCAAGGACCCCAAGCTCGGCGACCACATCGTCGACGGCAACGGCATGACCGTCTACCGCTTCAAGCCGGACACCGCCTGGCCCATGGTCTCCAAGTGCGAGGGCGACTGCGTGGCCAAGTGGCCGGTCGTACCGCCGGTGGACAAGGCCAACGCCAAGGGGATCATCGAGAAGAACTACCTGGTCCTGGACCGCCCGGACGGCAAGAAGCAGCAGACGGTGAACTGCTGGCCCGTGTACACCTTCACCGGCGACAAGAAGGCCGGCGACACCAACGGCCAGGGCGTCGGCGGCACCTGGTACGCCGTCGCCCCCGACGGCACCCTCATCACCAAGTAA